The genomic DNA TTACTTTTGAAAGATCCTGTGCAATTAGTTAAATTAAGTATTTGATCAATTTTTTACTAAAACTATATATATTTAACTTCCTAGAATAACTATAAAAATCCGGGTAGTTTGTTTCTTAAATTACAGCTATAGACAAAACGAAAAACACAAAGATTCAATCATATATCAGGTTTAGCAAGATTCATTTAAAAATCAAATAAGATAAATGTATTAATATTTACTTGTTTGTAAAAGTAACTTCCAGTCCAAGCCACACGCCAGTCATAAATTTTCGGGAATTTGCTCGCATAATCAGAAATTAGATCAAATAGTAAATAGTATTAATAAGCTTTTATAATTCTACATAAAAGTTATTACTTGTAAGTCAAAATAAAAACTCTTTCCCCTCCTGATAGAGAAGGTGTGTCCAAAAAAGTAGTACAGTGAAAGATGGATCTAGTAGCGTTAGCATCTTGACAAAATAACCTGTGCGAAAAATTGTTATTGCCGGTAACTGGAAAATGTTCAAAACCCAGGCAGAATCCTCAGAATTTTTAAATGGATTTTTGCCTCATCTGGAGGATACACCCTCAGCCAGAGAAGTTGTGTTGTGTCCTCCCTTCACTGATTTAAGCCTATTGTCCAAATCATTACACGGTAGTCGTGTGAATTTGGGTGCGCAAAATGTCCATTGGGAAGAAAACGGAGCATACACTGGTGAAATTGCTGCTCCCATGCTCACGGAATTGGGTGTGCGCTATGTCATTGTTGGTCATAGTGAAAGAAGACAATATTTTGGCGAAACAGACGCAACAGTAAATTTGCGCCTCAAAGCTGCTCAAAAATATGGACTGACACCTATTCTCTGTGTTGGTGAAACCAAACAACAACGGGATGAAAAGAAAACCGAAAAATTGATTAGTAACCAGTTAGAAAAAGGCTTAGTTGATGTAGATCAAACTAACCTAGTTATAGCCTATGAACCAATTTGGGCTATTGGTACTGGTGAAACCTGCGAAGCTAAAGAAGCAAATCGGGTAATTGGTTTAATTCGCTCTCAATTGACGAATCCTAATGTAACTATTCAATATGGCGGTTCAGTAAAACCGAATAATATTGATGAAATTATGGCTCAACCAGAAATTGACGGCGCTCTTGTCGGAGGTGCAAGTCTAGAAGCTGATAGTTTTGCCAAGATTGTTAATTATCAATAACAAAGGCAAGAGGCAAGAGGCAAGAGGCAAGAGGCAAGAGAATAAAGTTAATTTGTTCAATTTCTTTCATGCCCTATGCCCTATGCCCTATGCCCATTCGGTAAATTATGTCAAAACAATTAATTATTCGTGGAAACTGTTTTAATTGGGGACAGCGAACATACTTAATGGGGATTTTAAATGTCACCCCTGATAGTTTTAGTGATGGAGGTCAATTTAATAACCCTAATGCTGCCTTAGCTCAAGCACAAGCAATGGTAGAAGTTGGGGCTGATATTATTGATATTGGTGGTCAATCAACCAGACCAGGTGCAGAACAAATTACCCTGACGGAAGAACTTGATCGGGTATTGTCAGTTTTACAAATAATCAGACCAAAAATCAATATTCCTATTTCTGTAGATACAACTAGAGCAGATGTAGCTAAAGCTGCCATAGAAGCAGGGGCTGATATAGTTAATGATATTTCTGGGGGTACTTTTGATCAGCAAATGTTATCAACGGTGGGTAAGTTAAATGTACCAATTATGTTGATGCACATCCGGGGAACTCCCCAAACAATGCAACAATATACAGATTATCAAGACTTGATGGGAGAGATTTATAGTTTCTTATCCCAACAAATTAAAGTCGCAGTTTCTGCTGGCATTTCCTCAGATAAAATTATTATTGATCCTGGAATTGGCTTTGCTAAAAATTATCACCAAAATTTAGAAATTTTTCGCCAATTACCAGAATTAAAAAAGTTAGAATGTCCCATCTTGGTGGGAGCATCTCGCAAAAGTTTTATTGGTAAAATTATCAATCAACCAGAACCTAAAGCCAGAGTTTGGGGAACAGCAGCAGCTTGTTGTGCTGCAATTTTTAATGGTGCTGATATTCTCAGAGTTCACGATGTTGCCCAAATGAAAGATGTTTCTCTGGTTGCCGATGCTATTTACAGACAGTTTACAGATAACTTCCCAATTAATTATTAATTTGTACCGTTACTAAAGTTTTTACCCTCTTCTTCTTTGGTGACTGACTCAGCAATCAACTCTTGAAACATATCAGTTGAATTCACAGGGTCTACAAATACAATTTTGGCATTATTACTTTCACTGAGTTTTTGACTAGCGTGTACATAGTCTTGGGCAACAAGATACCGTAAAATATCCTTACTTTCGGGATGAGAACGTAAAACTCCAGAAATAATTTCCATGGAAGCTCTAGTTCCTTCGGCTTTTTTTATTGCTGCTTGTCTTTCCCCTTCAGCAGCAGAAATCACCGCTCTTTTTTCAATTTCCGCAGCTCGCTCCTTTTCCATTGATGCGCGAACGCTTTCTGGTGGTGTAATTCTTTGAATATCCAAACGAATAATTTGAGCGCCCCAACCTGCTGTAACTGCATTTAAATGGTCTAATAATGTTCTATCCATTTCGTCTCTGGACATATTAGTATCTTCTAAGCTGTTTTGGGCAATGATTTCTCGTAGGCTTGTAGTAGTTAAATTAGCAAGTGCCTGTTGCAAATCATCAATTTCATAAAAGCTTTTCTCTATATCTATGATTTTCCAGTACACGACTCCATCAACTTCTAAGTAAATATTATCCTTAGTAATCACATTTTGAGGCTTGATATCTAAAACTTGCTCCCTGGTTGTATCTTCCATGACAATTTGGTCAATCAAGGGAACAATGAAATTCAATCCTGAACTAAGTACCCGATGATACTTCCCTAATCTTTCAACTACAGCAACATTTCCTTGATTGATTAATTTAGCTGATCCAAAAGCATAGCCTACTAGTGCTAATACAACTATTGCAATAAATAGATCCATATATGCTCCTTTTGAGAATTTGTAAGTTTCATTGTAGAACAGTATGATCCCTTTTGAGATTGGGGATTACGAGTAATCAACTAGACATAAAGTATGAATAAACTAGGATATTTTTATCAGTGTTTATTTATGACTACAACATGATACTTGATATGACTGAGTTATCCTCTAAATTTAAGCACAAATTTAGTAAAAATTGAGGGGTGTAAGGGGGTTTAGTAATGTTAAACAGATACTGAGAAATCCAGGAATTTATCCCCCTACATTCATCGCTGCTAAAAATGCCTTTTGACTTACATCTTTATAAATGGTTTGTAAATAATTCATCATCAAATCACCCGTAGAGGAAGCGGCTACATTTTCCTGATCTTTAGCTAGGGGAATTGTGCCTAAAGTATCTAATACTGTCTCACTGACACTAGGAGAAATTACCACTAAGGATGACTCTAATGGCTCATTGTATTGCCAAAAGTTATTTAATTTTAATAAATCTTGATATTCAGTAGGTTTTTGTTGAATTTCTGAAGTTTCAGTTTCTAAAGGTATTATTTCAGTTTGTTCTTGGTTTTTACTGCTGCGTAATTTCCTTAAATCACTGATAATTTGGTCTCTAGTTCTTCCTCTTAATTGAAATAAGACAAAAGGATCTTCACTAAAGCGATCGCCTAATTGATAATATACAGCACCGATGTGTTTACAAGGTACAGCTTTATCAGGACAAGAACATTTACCATGAACATCACCTAAAGTAAAAGGAAATAAGGAAAGTCCATTACTGGTAAATACATCCTCAATATTTTGTGGCATTTCTCCTGCTAACAACTTAGCCGCAAAAATTGATTTTTGGGACATAGTTTCAATTACATAACCCCATTCTTCATCACTAAAAGCATCTAGAGATAAAGAAACTTGATAGGGTTCTGGTTCACTACCTTGCACCCTAGCTAATACTTTAGCTAACTTAAACTCAATATTTAAAACATTACCTTGTCTAGAATAATTTCTAGCTCTTTCTAACCGTTTTTTAAACCGATAAGAATCTAGTAAATCTAGCCACCTTTGTGACCACCATTCTCTGCTTGCTTGTAAGGTATCATTAGTCATAATTTAGGAGTCAGGAGTCAGAATATATATTTTACCTTATTCTTCATCCTCATCAATTATTGCATTACGGTCAAGTAATAGTAAATCACGTAATTGATCTGTATTTAGTTCCGTTAACCATTCTTCACCAGTACCCACAACTTGTTCCGCTAATTGTTTCTTACTTTCAATCATGTCATTAATTTTTTCCTCTAAAGTACCAGTACAAACAAATTTATGAACTTGCACATTCTTAGTTTGTCCAATTCTAAATACTCTATCCGTAGCTTGATTTTCAACCGCAGGATTCCACCATCTATCAAAATGAAAAACATGATTTGCCCTAGTTAAATTTAAACCCACACCACCTGCTTTCAAAGACAAAATCATAATTGGTGGTCCTTGGGGATCATGTTGAAAACGGTCAATCATTTCTTCCCGCTGCTTTTTACTAGTGCTACCATACAAAAATAGGATTTCTCTACCCAAACGTTTTTCTAAATAAGGTTTAAGTAATTTACCCCATTCGGCAAACTGAGTAAAAATCAAAGCCCGGTTTCCTTCAGCTAAAACTTCCTCTAGCATTTCTTCTAGACGCTGTAATTTTGCCGATTGATATTTTCCTAAACTAGATTCTTTTAAATATTGTGCCGGGTGATTACAAATTTGTTTAAGTTTGACCAATAAACCTAAAATCATACCTCGACGTTGCAAACCTTCCGCTGATTCAATTTCCACTAAAGATTCATCTACCAACTCTTGATATAATTGCCCCTGTTCAGCAGTTAAACCACAAAAAACAGTCATTTCCTGCTTTTCTGGTAAATCTTGAATAATGGTTTTATCCGTTTTTAAACGACGCAAAATAAAAGGTTGCACTAATGACCTTAGCTGTGTTAAAGAATCAGTATCACCATATTTTTCAATCGGCATAGCAAACCGTCTTTGAAAAAACTGTTTATTACCCAAATAACCAGGATTGAGAAAATCTAAAATAGACCATAATTCCTGCAATCTATTTTCTACAGGTGTTCCAGTTAAAGCAATCCGAAATGTAGTATCTAATTTTCGCACAGCTTGAGATTGTTTAGAATCTGCATTTTTGATATTTTGAGCTTCATCTAAAACAATCATTTGCCAATTCATCGTTTGCAATATCTTAATATCTCTATGTACCAATGAATAGCTAGTAATTACTAAATCGTACTTATTGATAGTGGCAGTAAATGTTTTACCTTTGGGGCGTTTATCACCATGATATTGTAAAACTTTGAGCTTAGGCGCAAATTTTTTAACTTCCTTTTCCCAGTTACCCAAAACAGAAGTTGGACAAACTAAAAGACTAGGATTTTCTAAGGCATTTTGTTCTTGCAGATGGAGTAAAAAAGCAATGAATTGGATCGTTTTTCCCAATCCCATATCGTCCGCTAAACAAGCGCCCAAACCCCATCTTTCTAAAAATGCTAACCAAGCAGCACCACGTTCTTGATAAGGTCTTAATTTTCCGCAGAAATTACTAGGAGTTGGCAAAGGTTGAATATCTTGATTATTAGTTAAATTCCCCACTAATTCCTGCAATGCACCGGAAGCATCAAAACTAACTACAGGTAATTTTTCAATTGTTTGAGTATCTCCTGTGCTAATTCTTAAAGCATCTTCTAAAGATAAAGACATTTGTTCTTGACGAGATGCAAAAAAGTTTTGGGCAGTCTTAATATCTTGCTGTCTTAATTCTACCCACTCACCATTAATTTCTACTAAAGGACTGTTTAAAGCTACCAATTTATCAAATTCGGATTTAGAAATTGTCTGTCCACCAATTGCTAATTGCCATTGGAAACTTAACAAACTTTGTAAACCTAAACGTCCTTGTTTTTGTTTAGCTGGTTCAGCATTAATTTTCAATCCTAAACGATTAGCCCAACCTTCACGATTAGCTAAACTTGGTGGTAAAATTACTCCTAAACCACTATCTTCTAATTTCCAAGCTACTGTTTTAATAAATTCATAAGCTTGAACAGGACTAAGAGTACACAATTCGGGAGATGCAGTTTCTAAACTAGGTGTTATCACTGGATATAACCGAGAAGCTAAACCCAAACCCCTCAAAAATGTTTCCTGGGGTTGTTCAATTATTCGCTGTTGATAAGCTAATTTTTCAACTGGATGATTCCAAATAGTTTTAGCATCTATTAAAAATTGATCATCATCTGTTGCTTGCAAAGAATAAGCTAATATCCAATCTGTGTTTTCTGCTGCTGGTGGATGTAGTTGAAAACAAGTCCGAAATGCAGCTTTTCCCGCTAATTGATATTGTAGTGGTCTAGTCCATGCTTTAATGGCTGCTTCTAATCTTTCCAGTTCCGTTGCATCAGTATTCATAACATGAGATGTCCCAGTTAAAGACTGTAACCACTGCTGTACAGCCGATGGTAAAGACATCATTAATCTATTATCAACAGGAGATTGAGAACCTAGCATCTCTCGAATTTGGGCATCTATGACATGATTGAGAAATGTCAAAATTAATTCCTGTGGTGCTTGGGGAAAATCAACGGCTAAGTTAATTTGATTACTTTCTTGATATTGCTGAAAAGTACGACAGACTAAAGGCATTTTGGTAGCAAATTTTTCTAATCTAGTTGTATCTGTAGAACTATCTAAAAGTACCTGCCATTTAGCAATAATAGAAGTATCTGATGTGTGATGAATAGCTGGTAGAAATTTACAGCGGGCAATTAAATCTAAACTCCAACGTGCTATCTGCACCCAAAACCTTAAATCTCCCCCTAAGAAAGCATCTTTGCCATCTGTTGAACTCAATGGTAAAGAAGTTAGAAATTTAATAGCTTCACGAGGTTGGAGACAAAAACCTTCAATTTTCCAAGGATGTAAATATTGTAGTGAATTATCATCAATATCTAAGCTGGCAGAATGTACAGGATAAATTACTGGATCATTTCCTATGAATTTAGTGATTAAAGTAATTATTTGTGATTCTGTAGTTAATGTGTTTTCTGTTTTTTTTGTACTCTTCCGGGTTTTTTGTTTGCTAACTGTAACCGCAGAATTTTGAATATAGTTATTAATTTGTAAATTATTTATTTCTAACCATTTGCCTAACTCAGCGGCTGTCATAGATAATGGATTGAATGGAATTTCCGTTGAGTTAATAGATTCCCTCCCAATCTGGGAATTTCGCCAAGTTTCGCCCCATACAAATAAACGGTTGTTGTCCTTGTCATTTAACCAAATACCGTGTAAAATCGCCATGTTTATCAGATACTAATTGTTTAACTAAGGTAATTTAAGTAATTAAGTAATTAAGTAATTTAAGTGAAAGTAAGTAAAAGTTTAGATTCAAAGATCCAAATAATTGCAGTATAAGATTAAAAAATCAAGAATTTTCAACTTTTACTCTCTGCGACTGTGCGACTCTGCGTGAAATAAAATCATACTCTTAATCAGCAACGCCTAATCTGCTATCTCCCTGTTTTCCCTCTCTCCTACCCTGTACCTCCTGTTCCCTAACTTTAATCTGTGAAACTAATATATCTAACAGAAGCCGTCCATAGTGCATAAATGTTAGGATTGCCACAGAGAGAGAATAGAGTGCATAGAAGGAAAACAAACTGAATGGCAGAAATTGATAAGTCAATATCCTTTGATGGTAGGGATATTCGGCTGAAGGTTGGATTGTTAGCCCCCCAAGCTGGTGGGTCGGTGTTGATAGAATCGGGGGATACTGCTGTTTTAGTGACAGCTACAAGGTCACAAGCCAGAGAAGGCATTGATTTTCTTCCCCTCACGGTAGATTACGAAGAAAGACTGTACGCAGCTGGTAGAATCCCTGGTGGTATTATGCGTCGGGAAGGCCGTCCACCAGAAAAGGCGATTCTTACTAGCCGATTAATTGACCGTCCTCTTCGTCCTCTGTTCCCTTCATGGTTACGGGATGATTTGCAAATTATTGCTTTCACCCTGTCAATGGATGAACAAGTACCGCCAGATGTGTTAGCTGTGACTGGTGCTTCAATTGCTACTCTTATTGCCCAAATTCCTTTTAATGGACCTATGGCGGCAGTGAGAGTAGGTTTAGTGGGTGATGACTTTATCATTAATCCTACTTATGCGGAAGTTGAAGCGGGAGATTTGGATTTAATTGTCGCTGGTTCACCTGATGGTGTGATCATGGTGGAAGCAGGGGCTAATCAGTTACCGGAACGGGATATTATCGAAGCGATTGACTTCGGTTATGAAGCAGTCAGAGATTTAATCCAAGCGCAATTGGATTTAGTCGAAGAACTAGGTTTAAAAATTATCCAGGAAGCGCCTCCAGAAGTAGATCAAACCTTAGAAAACTATATCCGCGATCGCGCTAATGCTGAAATTAAGAAAATCTTGGCGCAATTTGAGTTAACTAAAACTGAACGTGATGCTGCTTTAGATGTAGTTAAAGATGGTATCTCTACTGAAATTGAAGCTCTACCCGAAGAAGATCCAATTCGCCTGGCAGCTACAGCTAATAGTAAAGCCCTTGGTAATACTTTTAAGAGTATCACCAAATACTTTATGCGTCGCCAAATTGTTGAAGATAATGTCCGTGTTGATGGTCGAAAACTAGATGAAGTTCGTCCAGTTTCTTGTCAAGTTGGCTTGTTACCTCAACGAGTTCATGGCAGCGGTTTATTTAACCGAGGACTAACTCAAGTATTATCAGTTTGTACTTTAGGTACACCTGGCGATGCTCAAAACCTCAACGATGACCTGCAAACAGATCAATCTAAACGCTACTTACATCATTACAACTTCCCTCCCTTCTCCGTCGGTGAAACTAAACCCATGCGAGCGCCCGGAAGACGAGAAATTGGTCACGGTGCATTAGCAGAAAGGGCAATTTTACCCGTATTACCAACCAAAGAACAATTCCCTTACGTGATCCGTGTAGTTTCAGAAGTTCTATCTTCTAACGGTTCTACCTCCATGGGTTCTGTTTGTGGTTCTACCCTCGCCCTCATGGATGCAGGTGTACCCATTCTTAAACCCGTCAGCGGTGCGGCAATGGGTTTAATTAAAGAAGGTGATGAAGTCCGTGTTTTAACAGATATCCAAGGTATTGAAGACTTCTTGGGTGATATGGACTTTAAGGTTGCGGGTACTGATACAGGTATCACTGCCTTACAAATGGATATGAAAATATCTGGTTTATCTTTGGACGTAATCAAACAGGCTGTAGAACAAGCAAAAGATGCTAGGTTACACATCCTGGGTAAAATGCTTGAGACAATTGAAACACCTCGTCTTGAGACATCACCTTTTGCCCCACGTCTGTTAACCATCAAGATCGATCCTGACATGATCGGTTTAGTCATTGGACCCGGTGGTAAAACCATCAAGGGAATAACTGAAGAAACAGGTGCAAAAATTGACATTGAAGACAGTGGCATAGTCACCATTTCCGCAGTTGATGAAAACCGAGCCAAGCGAGCGCGTAACATCGTTCAAGGCATGACTCGCAAACTGCATGAAGGGGATGTTTACATAGGTCGTGTGACACGAATTATACCTATTGGTGCATTTGTGGAATTCTTGCCCGGAAAAGAAGGTATGATCCACATTTCTCAACTTGCTGACTATCGAGTTGGTAAGGTTGAAGATGAGGTAGCAGTTGGTGATGAAGTGATTGTCAAAGTGCGCGAAATTGACAATAAAGGTAGAATCAACCTGACACGCTTGGGTATTCACCCAGATGATGCTGCTAAAGCACGGGAAGCTGCGGCTACAAATCGTTAACAACGATTAAGGATTTTAGATTTTGGATTAGAGATAAATCCCAATTCTAAAATCCGCGATGCCTGATTTTTACAGTGGGCATCGCTGTATGATTTTTTTATTATTTTGAATAGTGATATTGGAGGTAAGCAAGATATGGCTACTAGAGAAGAAATCACCATCAAAGTGCCATCAGAAATTGCAGAAGCCTATCGTCAAGCAACGAAGGAAGAACAGGAACAAATTCAACTCAAGTTTGCATCAATTATGCAATTAAAACTTTTCAATTCTCGACAAGATGCTGTGCAACATCTCAGAAATATGATGGATGAAGTTAGCAAAGAAGCACAAGCACAAGGTTTAACGCCTGAGATTTTAGACTCTATTTTATAAATTGCACTATGATGGATATTTTTCTTCTGGGTAAGGTAAAGTCTTTGTTAAAACAACTGGACGATTAGCACCAGTTGGCAGAAGATAAATTGATATACGAACATCACAATTTTTTGCATCTTCCGGTAAAGAAGGTCTTTTTGTTGCTGCTGCGAGT from Okeanomitos corallinicola TIOX110 includes the following:
- a CDS encoding SPFH domain-containing protein — translated: MDLFIAIVVLALVGYAFGSAKLINQGNVAVVERLGKYHRVLSSGLNFIVPLIDQIVMEDTTREQVLDIKPQNVITKDNIYLEVDGVVYWKIIDIEKSFYEIDDLQQALANLTTTSLREIIAQNSLEDTNMSRDEMDRTLLDHLNAVTAGWGAQIIRLDIQRITPPESVRASMEKERAAEIEKRAVISAAEGERQAAIKKAEGTRASMEIISGVLRSHPESKDILRYLVAQDYVHASQKLSESNNAKIVFVDPVNSTDMFQELIAESVTKEEEGKNFSNGTN
- a CDS encoding SWIM zinc finger family protein, producing MTNDTLQASREWWSQRWLDLLDSYRFKKRLERARNYSRQGNVLNIEFKLAKVLARVQGSEPEPYQVSLSLDAFSDEEWGYVIETMSQKSIFAAKLLAGEMPQNIEDVFTSNGLSLFPFTLGDVHGKCSCPDKAVPCKHIGAVYYQLGDRFSEDPFVLFQLRGRTRDQIISDLRKLRSSKNQEQTEIIPLETETSEIQQKPTEYQDLLKLNNFWQYNEPLESSLVVISPSVSETVLDTLGTIPLAKDQENVAASSTGDLMMNYLQTIYKDVSQKAFLAAMNVGG
- the folP gene encoding dihydropteroate synthase, whose protein sequence is MSKQLIIRGNCFNWGQRTYLMGILNVTPDSFSDGGQFNNPNAALAQAQAMVEVGADIIDIGGQSTRPGAEQITLTEELDRVLSVLQIIRPKINIPISVDTTRADVAKAAIEAGADIVNDISGGTFDQQMLSTVGKLNVPIMLMHIRGTPQTMQQYTDYQDLMGEIYSFLSQQIKVAVSAGISSDKIIIDPGIGFAKNYHQNLEIFRQLPELKKLECPILVGASRKSFIGKIINQPEPKARVWGTAAACCAAIFNGADILRVHDVAQMKDVSLVADAIYRQFTDNFPINY
- a CDS encoding DEAD/DEAH box helicase: MAILHGIWLNDKDNNRLFVWGETWRNSQIGRESINSTEIPFNPLSMTAAELGKWLEINNLQINNYIQNSAVTVSKQKTRKSTKKTENTLTTESQIITLITKFIGNDPVIYPVHSASLDIDDNSLQYLHPWKIEGFCLQPREAIKFLTSLPLSSTDGKDAFLGGDLRFWVQIARWSLDLIARCKFLPAIHHTSDTSIIAKWQVLLDSSTDTTRLEKFATKMPLVCRTFQQYQESNQINLAVDFPQAPQELILTFLNHVIDAQIREMLGSQSPVDNRLMMSLPSAVQQWLQSLTGTSHVMNTDATELERLEAAIKAWTRPLQYQLAGKAAFRTCFQLHPPAAENTDWILAYSLQATDDDQFLIDAKTIWNHPVEKLAYQQRIIEQPQETFLRGLGLASRLYPVITPSLETASPELCTLSPVQAYEFIKTVAWKLEDSGLGVILPPSLANREGWANRLGLKINAEPAKQKQGRLGLQSLLSFQWQLAIGGQTISKSEFDKLVALNSPLVEINGEWVELRQQDIKTAQNFFASRQEQMSLSLEDALRISTGDTQTIEKLPVVSFDASGALQELVGNLTNNQDIQPLPTPSNFCGKLRPYQERGAAWLAFLERWGLGACLADDMGLGKTIQFIAFLLHLQEQNALENPSLLVCPTSVLGNWEKEVKKFAPKLKVLQYHGDKRPKGKTFTATINKYDLVITSYSLVHRDIKILQTMNWQMIVLDEAQNIKNADSKQSQAVRKLDTTFRIALTGTPVENRLQELWSILDFLNPGYLGNKQFFQRRFAMPIEKYGDTDSLTQLRSLVQPFILRRLKTDKTIIQDLPEKQEMTVFCGLTAEQGQLYQELVDESLVEIESAEGLQRRGMILGLLVKLKQICNHPAQYLKESSLGKYQSAKLQRLEEMLEEVLAEGNRALIFTQFAEWGKLLKPYLEKRLGREILFLYGSTSKKQREEMIDRFQHDPQGPPIMILSLKAGGVGLNLTRANHVFHFDRWWNPAVENQATDRVFRIGQTKNVQVHKFVCTGTLEEKINDMIESKKQLAEQVVGTGEEWLTELNTDQLRDLLLLDRNAIIDEDEE
- the tpiA gene encoding triose-phosphate isomerase; this encodes MRKIVIAGNWKMFKTQAESSEFLNGFLPHLEDTPSAREVVLCPPFTDLSLLSKSLHGSRVNLGAQNVHWEENGAYTGEIAAPMLTELGVRYVIVGHSERRQYFGETDATVNLRLKAAQKYGLTPILCVGETKQQRDEKKTEKLISNQLEKGLVDVDQTNLVIAYEPIWAIGTGETCEAKEANRVIGLIRSQLTNPNVTIQYGGSVKPNNIDEIMAQPEIDGALVGGASLEADSFAKIVNYQ
- a CDS encoding polyribonucleotide nucleotidyltransferase encodes the protein MAEIDKSISFDGRDIRLKVGLLAPQAGGSVLIESGDTAVLVTATRSQAREGIDFLPLTVDYEERLYAAGRIPGGIMRREGRPPEKAILTSRLIDRPLRPLFPSWLRDDLQIIAFTLSMDEQVPPDVLAVTGASIATLIAQIPFNGPMAAVRVGLVGDDFIINPTYAEVEAGDLDLIVAGSPDGVIMVEAGANQLPERDIIEAIDFGYEAVRDLIQAQLDLVEELGLKIIQEAPPEVDQTLENYIRDRANAEIKKILAQFELTKTERDAALDVVKDGISTEIEALPEEDPIRLAATANSKALGNTFKSITKYFMRRQIVEDNVRVDGRKLDEVRPVSCQVGLLPQRVHGSGLFNRGLTQVLSVCTLGTPGDAQNLNDDLQTDQSKRYLHHYNFPPFSVGETKPMRAPGRREIGHGALAERAILPVLPTKEQFPYVIRVVSEVLSSNGSTSMGSVCGSTLALMDAGVPILKPVSGAAMGLIKEGDEVRVLTDIQGIEDFLGDMDFKVAGTDTGITALQMDMKISGLSLDVIKQAVEQAKDARLHILGKMLETIETPRLETSPFAPRLLTIKIDPDMIGLVIGPGGKTIKGITEETGAKIDIEDSGIVTISAVDENRAKRARNIVQGMTRKLHEGDVYIGRVTRIIPIGAFVEFLPGKEGMIHISQLADYRVGKVEDEVAVGDEVIVKVREIDNKGRINLTRLGIHPDDAAKAREAAATNR